A portion of the Shewanella sp. SNU WT4 genome contains these proteins:
- a CDS encoding IS4 family transposase — MSIFNPNKWAYDHFHHAELGDKRRAARLTVVAEHMAVGSGKSVARSCNGEDAKLEGAYRLIRNDNVSPSMIRAAGFARTAQAIENINEILALEDTTALSYKHSVASELGKLGKPTDKSRGWWVHSVLLLDSHTSRTLGLIHQDWWCRPDNPNEADEKESGKWADASYFTRQRLQAHMSRVISVCDREADIMHYLSDKQSHSERFVVRAKHARNLVEYEAKLFEHMDSHPVTGGYTIAIPQKGIKEASGKSKNRPSRTAKLTLKASAVNIKHNRQQHAINVVYAQELNPPQGEDGLSWMLLTSEPIDTLAQQLHVIDIYTTRWRIEDFHKAWKTGAGVERLRMTSPDNLERAASILCFIGVRLLQLREVMSLPIYLRKRGQIEAAQSMENQSCSNVLENDEWRVLMQLYKPRGHKGKEAPNMKWAYQSLAKLGGFNDSKRTGMASWSTIWEGWDDLQAQVKGYRLAKALFEAGETL; from the coding sequence ATGTCAATTTTTAACCCGAACAAATGGGCATATGATCACTTTCATCATGCTGAGCTAGGTGATAAACGACGAGCGGCAAGGTTAACCGTCGTCGCTGAACACATGGCGGTTGGCAGCGGTAAATCGGTTGCCAGATCTTGTAATGGTGAAGATGCCAAACTCGAAGGAGCCTATCGATTGATCCGCAATGATAATGTTAGCCCATCTATGATCAGAGCCGCCGGTTTTGCTCGCACCGCCCAAGCGATTGAAAATATAAATGAAATACTTGCTCTCGAAGACACGACAGCCCTGAGTTATAAGCACAGTGTGGCGTCTGAATTAGGGAAATTAGGCAAACCTACCGATAAGTCTCGTGGTTGGTGGGTTCATTCTGTCTTGCTACTGGATAGCCATACTTCTCGGACCTTGGGCTTGATCCACCAAGATTGGTGGTGTCGACCTGATAATCCCAACGAGGCCGATGAAAAAGAGAGCGGTAAATGGGCCGATGCATCCTATTTTACGCGGCAACGCTTGCAGGCTCACATGTCGCGAGTGATCTCAGTGTGTGATAGAGAAGCGGATATCATGCATTATTTATCGGATAAACAATCACATAGTGAACGGTTTGTGGTGCGGGCAAAACATGCAAGAAACCTAGTAGAATACGAGGCTAAGCTGTTTGAGCACATGGATAGTCATCCCGTTACCGGCGGATACACCATCGCCATCCCACAAAAAGGCATAAAGGAAGCCAGTGGGAAAAGCAAGAATCGTCCCTCGCGAACAGCCAAACTCACCCTCAAAGCCAGTGCGGTTAACATCAAACATAATCGTCAGCAGCATGCGATTAATGTGGTGTACGCACAAGAGCTCAATCCTCCCCAAGGTGAAGATGGACTATCTTGGATGCTACTGACCAGTGAGCCGATTGACACGTTGGCGCAGCAACTTCATGTGATTGATATTTATACCACTAGATGGCGCATTGAGGACTTTCATAAGGCGTGGAAAACCGGCGCGGGGGTTGAAAGGTTACGCATGACATCGCCAGACAACCTTGAGCGAGCGGCCTCGATACTTTGCTTTATTGGTGTGCGGCTACTGCAACTTCGGGAAGTGATGAGCCTGCCAATTTATCTGAGAAAAAGAGGGCAAATCGAAGCAGCGCAAAGCATGGAAAATCAAAGCTGCAGCAATGTCTTAGAGAATGATGAATGGCGAGTACTGATGCAGCTCTACAAGCCAAGGGGACATAAAGGCAAAGAAGCCCCAAATATGAAGTGGGCTTATCAATCCTTGGCCAAACTAGGAGGCTTTAATGATAGCAAGCGCACGGGAATGGCCAGCTGGTCCACGATTTGGGAGGGATGGGATGATCTTCAGGCTCAGGTAAAGGGGTATCGCTTAGCCAAAGCCCTATTTGAAGCCGGAGAAACGCTATGA
- a CDS encoding crosslink repair DNA glycosylase YcaQ family protein encodes MKRLVQQQIASQHLLEITLPSGELLVMLNGSLDTPIADTEPLLKILSPFDNCVIQRERLRSLFGFDYQIECYVPAAKRQFGYFCLPLLYGEQFIGRMDCKAHRSIKLLEIKSLHLAEMDKVIGSLDANAVIAAFMEALSSFMAFQQCEALTLTQVFPNHWQALLQGAIKSAFG; translated from the coding sequence ATGAAGCGCTTAGTGCAGCAGCAAATTGCAAGCCAACACTTGCTTGAAATTACCCTGCCTAGCGGCGAGTTATTAGTGATGCTAAATGGCAGCCTAGATACCCCAATAGCTGACACTGAGCCGCTACTTAAAATACTCTCGCCCTTTGATAACTGCGTTATCCAGCGCGAGCGCCTGCGCTCACTTTTTGGCTTTGATTATCAAATCGAATGCTATGTCCCCGCTGCCAAACGCCAATTCGGTTACTTTTGTTTGCCGTTATTATATGGCGAGCAGTTTATCGGCCGTATGGACTGTAAAGCCCATCGCAGTATCAAGCTGTTAGAAATTAAGTCTCTGCATTTAGCTGAAATGGATAAAGTGATTGGCAGTCTTGATGCTAATGCCGTGATAGCGGCCTTCATGGAAGCGCTCAGCAGCTTTATGGCCTTTCAGCAATGTGAGGCGCTAACCCTCACTCAAGTATTCCCCAATCATTGGCAAGCGCTACTGCAAGGCGCCATCAAGTCAGCTTTTGGTTAA
- a CDS encoding peptidylprolyl isomerase, with protein sequence MKTASAVHILVKHQKLAEEIIQQLNKGARFDTLAKKYSSCPSAKSGGHLGEFKRGQMVPQFDKVCFSGELIVPHLVKTKFGWHVVKVLYRT encoded by the coding sequence GTGAAAACCGCCAGCGCCGTTCATATTTTAGTTAAACATCAAAAGCTTGCTGAAGAGATTATTCAGCAACTCAATAAGGGTGCTCGATTTGATACCTTAGCCAAAAAGTATTCCTCTTGCCCATCAGCTAAAAGCGGTGGTCACTTAGGCGAATTTAAGCGCGGCCAAATGGTGCCTCAGTTTGATAAAGTCTGCTTTTCGGGTGAATTAATCGTGCCGCATCTGGTAAAAACCAAGTTCGGCTGGCACGTAGTTAAGGTTTTGTACAGAACATAG
- a CDS encoding crosslink repair DNA glycosylase YcaQ family protein: MTIKLEGLEDMKRLRRLALKAQGLLQAQPFGVGMSGALQAINHLGYVQLDTIAVVERAHQHVLHSRVPEVTSTMTNSLLQTGAIFEYWSHAAALIPIADYRYSLPDKLAIKTGQRSWYKNCDHKLMAELLSRINTDGPLRSRDIATHTSTATSSHISTDTGSNSSTNSSTNSSTNSSTNSAWWDWKPAKKALEQLYMQGDVMVRERQGFEKTYDLTERVVPAGLDISLPSTDECAQHLLNLQLKCHGAMSVSGLTYLRKSAAPSHEALSAAANCKPTLA, encoded by the coding sequence ATGACTATAAAGCTTGAGGGCCTTGAAGATATGAAGCGCCTGCGCCGTTTGGCATTGAAAGCGCAAGGGTTATTGCAGGCTCAGCCGTTTGGGGTGGGGATGAGCGGCGCGCTGCAAGCCATTAACCATTTGGGTTATGTGCAGCTGGATACCATAGCTGTGGTGGAGCGCGCCCATCAACATGTGCTGCATTCGCGCGTGCCAGAAGTGACTTCTACCATGACTAATAGCCTGCTACAAACAGGGGCTATTTTTGAATATTGGAGTCACGCCGCGGCGTTAATCCCTATCGCCGATTATCGCTATTCATTGCCCGATAAACTGGCGATAAAAACTGGCCAACGCTCTTGGTATAAAAACTGCGATCATAAACTGATGGCTGAGCTTTTAAGCCGCATTAATACCGATGGACCGCTGCGCTCGCGCGACATTGCCACTCATACAAGCACTGCCACAAGCAGTCACATAAGCACTGACACAGGCAGTAACTCAAGCACTAATTCAAGCACTAATTCAAGTACTAATTCAAGTACTAACTCAGCATGGTGGGATTGGAAACCCGCCAAAAAAGCCTTAGAGCAACTGTATATGCAAGGCGATGTTATGGTGCGTGAGCGTCAAGGATTTGAAAAAACCTATGATTTAACTGAGCGAGTAGTGCCAGCCGGCCTTGATATTAGCCTGCCGAGCACAGATGAGTGCGCGCAGCATCTATTAAACCTGCAGCTTAAATGCCACGGCGCAATGTCAGTATCCGGCCTTACTTATCTGCGCAAAAGCGCTGCGCCAAGCCATGAAGCGCTTAGTGCAGCAGCAAATTGCAAGCCAACACTTGCTTGA
- a CDS encoding YkgJ family cysteine cluster protein: protein MTIPITDVTHTELTCANCQACCCRLEVMIITDTGVPEQHIATDKWGGETMLRLDDGWCSALDRETFMCTIYENRPWICREFEMGSYDCHDVRVEANCLPS from the coding sequence ATGACTATTCCCATTACCGATGTAACCCACACCGAACTTACTTGCGCCAACTGTCAGGCTTGCTGCTGCCGCTTAGAAGTTATGATCATTACTGACACTGGCGTCCCCGAGCAGCACATAGCGACCGATAAATGGGGCGGTGAGACCATGTTACGTTTAGACGATGGTTGGTGCTCGGCGTTAGATCGCGAAACCTTTATGTGCACCATTTATGAAAATCGCCCTTGGATTTGTCGTGAATTTGAAATGGGCTCTTATGATTGCCACGATGTGAGAGTTGAGGCTAACTGTTTGCCGAGTTAA
- a CDS encoding GNAT family N-acetyltransferase → MMDVTYCVNRPITPEQFVALLEQTTLGGRRPTANRECMAGMLEHADLLISAWVGDTLVGLARSVTDFHFCCYLSELAVSERIQASGIGKELIRQTFANLQPTCTLTLLSAPQATEYYPKIGFTQHGSAWVMANANELK, encoded by the coding sequence ATGATGGATGTGACTTATTGTGTCAATCGCCCAATTACGCCGGAGCAATTTGTGGCGTTATTAGAGCAGACAACCTTAGGCGGCAGACGACCTACGGCTAATCGTGAGTGCATGGCCGGTATGCTAGAACATGCGGATTTATTGATATCAGCATGGGTTGGCGACACTTTGGTGGGGCTTGCCCGCAGCGTGACCGATTTTCATTTCTGCTGCTATTTATCTGAATTAGCAGTATCAGAACGCATTCAGGCAAGCGGCATAGGTAAAGAATTAATTCGCCAGACATTTGCCAACTTACAGCCGACCTGTACTTTAACGTTACTCTCTGCCCCTCAAGCCACGGAATATTATCCCAAGATAGGTTTTACTCAGCACGGCAGCGCTTGGGTGATGGCTAACGCTAATGAGCTTAAATAA